A stretch of Ascochyta rabiei chromosome 6, complete sequence DNA encodes these proteins:
- a CDS encoding Protein S-acyltransferase, translating into MGIHHGAAPFARNHDFSALSAAKARRHRAQTPACPACFPFLSLLRPPHFALRTSHPHPHHTFPRFAPFRAFPRRCHEDFSHDPDHRHAPPMTTVEQKRSSTGSRVLGMTGPVGEPSLPPSRPSSIATAHSGSQARWSQPTAPRRGMSVAGSLGQSRPTTAASRTHVPLAAHGFFRPMSSQRLQQQRNQRPTSLLGQNSLRANNARDSTASSYRQSVGSTQTMRGQPTLGLHHELNQPPPSRGTDITDRDMPDRTTANSTPTGAETVRSRDESITPLQRPRPQHLDLADTHANDAGKLPTPGKSPRSFRSSFMLPTRDGRSAQTRVHQGHEKLTSAESSPRLARRESTKQAVRRELGKNYQYFSGNTAFCWGGRLQNTRDRPVNIATAIMIILPAALFFGFSAPWLWLNVSPSIPILFAYLFLISVSSFFHASVSDPGILPRNLHPFAPTNPNEDPLNVGPSTTEWTMVVSATGTNAAMEVPTKYCKSCNIWRPPRAHHCRICDNCVETQDHHCVWLNNCVGRRNYRYFFVFVCATTLLGLFLLGASLAHILIWRARNAASFGQAINRWRVPFAMAIYGLLGWTYPFSLGVYHLFLVGRGETTREYLNSHKFMKKDRHRPFTQGSLIKNWIAVLQRPRPPTYLHFKKEYEEGDQRFSSRKGKRTAPLSAEQQGGGLEMQDVSNNPGFQGPAGRALRSSHDANTA; encoded by the exons ATGGGCATTCATCACGGCGCGGCCCCTTTCGCACGTAATCACGATTTCTCAGCGCTCTCAGCCGCCAAAGCGCGCCGTCACCGCGCCCAAACACCCGCCTGTCCTGCGTGTTTTCCTTTCCTGTCGCTCCTTCGCCCTCCGCACTTCGCACTTCGCACCTcgcacccacacccacatcACACCTTCCCTCGCTTTGCGCCTTTCCGCGCCTTCCCTCGCCGATGTCATGAAGATTTCAGCCACGACCCTGACCACCGCCACGCTCCGCCCATGACGACCGTCGAACAGAAGCGCAGCTCGACGGGCAGCCGCGTGCTGGGCATGACCGGCCCGGTCGGCGAGCCGTCGCTGCCCCCCTCGCGCCCATCTTCCATTGCGACCGCGCACTCGGGCAGCCAGGCACGCTGGTCTCAACCCACAGCGCCGCGACGGGGCATGAGCGTCGCAGGCAGCTTGGGCCAGAGCCGCCCGACGACGGCAGCCAGCAGAACGCATGTCCCGCTGGCCGCCCATGGCTTCTTCCGCCCCATGAGCTCGCAACGACTCCAGCAGCAGCGTAATCAGCGGCCAACTTCTCTCCTCGGCCAGAACTCTCTCCGCGCCAACAACGCACGCGACTCGACCGCCAGCTCGTATCGCCAAAGCGTTGGCTCCACGCAGACAATGCGCGGCCAACCTACCCTGGGCCTCCACCACGAGCTTAACCAGCCCCCTCCGTCACGCGGGACTGACATCACAGACCGAGACATGCCCGACCGCACAACCGCAAACTCGACGCCTACAGGAGCAGAGACTGTGCGCAGTCGGGACGAGAGCATCACGCCTCTTCAGCGGCCCCGGCCCCAGCACCTGGACCTTGCTGACACTCATGCCAACGACGCTGGCAAGCTTCCCACGCCGGGCAAATCCCCTCGCTCTTTTCGATCCAGCTTCATGCTGCCCACCCGCGATGGCCGATCTGCCCAAACGCGCGTTCATCAGGGTCACGAGAAGCTCACTTCCGCTGAATCGTCTCCCAGGCTCGCCCGAAGGGAATCCACCAAGCAAGCTGTGAGGAGGGAGCTTGGCAAAAATTACCAGTACTTCTCCGGCAACACCGCTTTCTGCTGGGGTGGGCGACTCCAAAACACTCGTGACCGACCGGTGAACATTGCAACCGCGATCATGATCATATTGCCGGCCGCTCTCTTCTTCGGTTTTTC AGCGCCATGGCTATGGCTTAACGTTTCTCCATCGATACCCATTCTCTTTGCCTACCTGTTCTTAATATCTGTCTCTTCATTCTTTCATGCGTCTGTTTCAGACCCGGGC ATCCTACCACGCAACCTACACCCTTTTGCGCCCACTAATCCTAATGAAGACCCTCTGAATGTTGGTCCATCAACGACCGAGTGGACAATGGTCGTATCGGCGACTGGCACGAATGCAGCCATGGAAGTGCCCACCAAATACTGCAAGAGTTGCAACATCTGGCGTCCTCCGCGTGCGCATCATTGCCGCATATGCGACAACTGTGTCGAAACTCAGGATCACCACTGTGTCTGGCTCAACAACTGCGTGGGCCGTCGTAACTATCGCTACTTTTTCGTTTTCGTCTGCGCCACAACTTTGCTTGGGCTTTTCCTGCTAGGAGCCAGTCTCGCACACATTCTAATCTGGCGTGCGAGAAACGCTGCATCTTTTGGTCAGGCGATCAATCGATGGCGCGTCCCGTTTGCAATGGCCATTTATGGACTGCTGGGCTGGACATACCCCTTCAGCCTCGGCGTATATCATCTTTTCCTGGTGGGCAGGGGCGAGACTACGCGTGAATACCTGAATTCTCACAAGTTCATGAAGAAGGATAGGCATAGACCCTTCACGCAAGGTTCGCTCATCAAGAACTGGATCGCGGTCTTGcaacgcccacgcccaccaaCTTATCTGCATTTCAAGAAAGAGTACGAGGAGGGAGATCAAAGATTTAGTTCTCGC